The following proteins come from a genomic window of Acipenser ruthenus chromosome 44, fAciRut3.2 maternal haplotype, whole genome shotgun sequence:
- the LOC131709715 gene encoding histone H3 yields the protein MARTKQTARKSTGGKAPRKQLATKAARKSAPATGGVKKPHRYRPGTVALREIRRYQKSTELLIRKLPFQRLVREIAQDFKTDLRFQSSAVMALQEASEAYLVGLFEDTNLCAIHAKRVTIMPKDIQLARRIRGERA from the coding sequence ATGGCACGAACCAAGCAGACCGCTCgtaagtccaccggtggaaaggcTCCCAGGAAGCAGCTCGCTACCAAGGCTGCCCGAAAGAGCGCTCCCGCTACCGGCGGCGTGAAGAAACCTCACCGCTACAGGCCTGGGACTGTGGCTCTGAGGGAGatccgccgctatcagaaatccaccgagcTGCTGATCCGCAAGCTGCCCTTCCAGCGGCTGGTCAgagaaatcgctcaggatttcaagacagacctgcgcttccagagctccgctgtTATGGCGTTGCAAgaggctagcgaggcttacctggtcgggctctttgaggacaccaacctgtgtgccattcacgccaagagagtcaccatcatgcccaaagacatccagctggcccgccgcATCCGTGGAGAACGCGCTTAA